In a genomic window of Vigna angularis cultivar LongXiaoDou No.4 chromosome 6, ASM1680809v1, whole genome shotgun sequence:
- the LOC108341166 gene encoding pentatricopeptide repeat-containing protein At5g19020, mitochondrial, protein MLVFISASLRLKTLPRSLPFPLSTELPSLNPKQRSGWFSISTSSKAPPQVQDPQYFIRIFCNARLHQNHYECELALVSALKCCSSSVQGRQFHSLALKLGLHSNTFIQNSLINMYAKRGSINDAQILFEFCPTLDPVSCNIMVRGYVKAGQLDNARKLFDRMPDKGCVSYTTMIMGLVQNVCFREALVVFKDMRSDGVVPNDLTLANVIYAYSHVGEILNCQMIHALAIKLFLEGLVLVSTNLMRAYCLCSGVGEARRLFDKMPEVNVVSWNVMLNGYAKEGLVEMARELFERIPDKDVISWGTMIDGYILMNCLHEALVMHRAMLRTGLAPNEILVVNLVSACGRLNAMGDGLQLHGIVVKKGFDCYNFIQTTIIHFYAACGMMDLACLQFEVGVKDHLESWNALVSGFIKNGMMDPARKIFEEMPERDVFSWSSMISGYAQTDQSRMALELFHKMVASGIKPNEVTMVGVFSAIASMGSLQAGRWAHEYMFNESIPLNDNLRASLIDMYSKCGSIDSALQFFNQNRDKTFSVCPWNAIICGLASHGHASMCLEVFSGMQRYNIKPNAITFIGVLSACCHAGLVEPGRRIFKIMKSVYNVEPDIKHYGCMVDLLGRAGLLEEAEEMLRSMPMKADIVIWGTLLAACRTHGNVHIGERAADGLAGLAPSHGGGKVLLSNIYADAGRWEDVSLVRRVMQSRRMERMPGCSGVVG, encoded by the coding sequence ATGTTGGTGTTCATTTCTGCGAGTCTCAGACTCAAAACCTTACCTCGATCTCTACCCTTTCCTCTTTCGACTGAACTTCCATCGCTAAACCCGAAACAAAGATCAGGATGGTTTTCCatttccacttcctccaaagcCCCTCCACAGGTGCAGGACCCACAATACTTCATTCGCATTTTCTGCAATGCGAGGCTTCACCAGAATCACTACGAGTGCGAGCTTGCATTGGTTTCCGCACTCAAATGCTGTTCCTCCTCCGTTCAGGGCCGCCAATTCCATTCTCTGGCATTAAAACTCGGACTCCACTCAAATACTTTCATTCAAAACAGTTTGATCAACATGTACGCAAAACGCGGTTCCATTAATGATGCCCAAATTCTGTTTGAGTTTTGTCCCACGTTGGATCCTGTCTCCTGTAACATTATGGTTCGTGGGTATGTCAAAGCTGGTCAATTGGACAATGCCCGCAAACTGTTTGACAGAATGCCTGACAAAGGTTGTGTCTCCTACACTACCATGATAATGGGTCTTGTTCAAAATGTCTGCTTTCGGGAAGCTCTTGTGGTTTTCAAGGACATGAGGTCGGATGGGGTGGTCCCTAATGATTTGACCCTGGCGAATGTAATATATGCTTACTCACATGTTggtgaaattttgaattgtcaAATGATTCATGCGTTGGCTATTAAGTTGTTTCTTGAGGGGTTGGTTCTTGTTTCAACGAATTTGATGCGTGCGTACTGTCTTTGTTCAGGTGTAGGGGAAGCAAGAAGATTGTTTGACAAGATGCCTGAAGTGAATGTGGTCTCGTGGAATGTAATGTTAAATGGGTATGCAAAGGAAGGCCTTGTTGAGATGGCCAGGGAATTGTTTGAGAGAATTCCTGATAAGGATGTGATTTCTTGGGGCACAATGATTGATGGTTATATCCTAATGAACTGTTTGCATGAAGCTTTGGTGATGCATCGTGCAATGCTACGAACTGGGCTTGCACCTAATGAAATCTTGGTTGTGAATTTGGTTTCAGCATGCGGTCGTCTGAATGCAATGGGTGATGGTTTGCAATTGCATGGAATAGTTGTCAAGAAAGGCTTTGACTGTTACAATTTTATACAGACAACCATCATCCATTTTTATGCAGCTTGTGGGATGATGGACCTTGCTTGTTTGCAATTTGAAGTGGGTGTAAAGGATCACCTAGAATCGTGGAACGCACTTGTTTCTGGATTCATAAAAAATGGAATGATGGACCCAGCAAGGAAAATCTTTGAGGAGATGCCTGAAAGAGATGTGTTTTCATGGAGTTCCATGATTTCTGGCTACGCACAAACAGACCAGTCTCGAATGGCTCTTGAACTCTTTCATAAAATGGTAGCAAGTGGGATCAAACCAAATGAAGTTACCATGGTGGGTGTATTCTCTGCAATTGCCTCCATGGGCTCATTGCAGGCAGGAAGATGGGCCCACGAATACATGTTTAATGAATCCATTCCATTGAATGACAATTTACGTGCATCTCTAATTGATATGTATTCTAAATGTGGAAGCATCGACAGTGCCTTACAATTTTTCAATCAGAACCGAGACAAAACCTTTTCTGTGTGTCCATGGAACGCAATTATATGTGGGTTAGCTTCACATGGACATGCAAGCATGTGCCTAGAGGTTTTCTCTGGTATGCAGAGGTATAATATTAAACCCAATGCAATTACATTTATAGGAGTTCTTAGTGCTTGTTGCCATGCCGGGCTGGTGGAGCCTGGGCgaagaatatttaaaatcatgAAGAGTGTATATAATGTGGAACCAGATATCAAGCATTATGGTTGTATGGTCGATCTTTTGGGCAGAGCTGGTCTATTAGAAGAGGCTGAGGAAATGTTAAGGAGCATGCCAATGAAGGCTGACATTGTGATATGGGGGACTTTATTAGCGGCATGTAGAACTCATGGAAATGTCCATATAGGAGAGAGGGCTGCAGACGGTTTGGCTGGGTTGGCACCATCTCACGGCGGTGGTAAAGTTCTCCTATCAAACATATATGCAGATGCAGGAAGGTGGGAGGATGTATCAT